Genomic DNA from Klebsiella variicola:
ATGTTAAACTTTTTTAGTAAATCAGTCGCTCGATTCGACATTATAGACAGGCTGTTAACAGCTTGCATGTAAATGTTTATGTAGAAAAATCAGGACACTGTTTTACCGATTTACTAAAAAAGCTCTATTACTTTAACTTTCAGGTCATGCTGCCTTCCACTCTGTTGGTGTCATCAAGATTACTCACTTCTGAGTACAAAATACGTGATTTAGATCAAGTATTGGCGTGGCTGATACCTTTCAGCTGGCTGCTTTTTAACCGATTCGATCAAGTGTAATGGAAGGGTTTTGAAATTAAAAAAACGATTAGCATTAAAGCTACAAATAACTAACATTCGATACATATCACCGGGTTATGCATATTTATAATGAATATTGCATGCAAAAAGCGTATGTTTCGCGCAGTTATTTTATGCTGTTAATAGTCAACCGCCAATTTTGATGATGCTGCGGAGCCCATTGTGACTCAACCACTGTTCGATTTTGCTACCTATTTCAAGTTCTTCATTGGCTTATTTGCCCTGGTCAACCCGGTCGGCATCATTCCGGTGTTTATCAGTATGACCAGCTACCAACCGGCAGCGGTGCGCAACAAGACCAACCTGACCGCAAACCTGTCGGTGGCGATCATCCTCCTGACGTCGTTGTTTCTCGGCGATGGCATTCTGCAGATTTTTGGCATCTCGATTGATTCCTTCCGCATTGCCGGCGGCATCCTGGTGGTGACCATTGCGATGTCGATGATCAGCGGCAAGCTCGGCGAAGATAAGCAGAACAAGCAGGAGAAGTCGGAGACGGCGGTCCGGGAGAGCATCGGCGTCGTGCCTCTCGCGCTCCCCTTAATGGCCGGACCGGGGGCAATCAGTTCAACTATTGTCTGGGGCACCCGATATCATTCCTGGGTGCACCTGGTCGGGTTCTCACTGGCGATAGCGGTATTCGCTCTTTGCTGCTGGGGCATTTTCCGAATGGCGCCGTGGCTGGTTCGTCTGCTGGGACAGACGGGAATCAACGTCATCACCCGTATCATGGGGTTGCTGCTGATGGCCCTGGGGATCGAGTTTATCGTAACCGGTATTAAAGCGCTGTTCCCCGGACTGCTTAATTAGTGGAACACCATGCAAGCGTGGAGGCTTCACTTCGCGCTTGCGCGATTATTAGCAAAACCTATTAACCAGCGCGAGATCGGCTGTTGAGATAACGTTTTGCGATAATATCTTTAAATCCATATTTTTCATTAAGATATCTGTTTTTGTTCATTGTTTTCCCCTCACGCTCTTCCTGCCTGCGATGTTATTTTCTTCACATCATTCTCTGGCACTTGCTGTCGGATCATCGAAATGATATTAGTAATTTTAACAAGGCAGTAGATGAATGTGCTAAAAAGTAACCTGTTGTTAAATTTTTGTACAAAAAAGCATCTTTTAGCCGATACTCGATTCTCAACGCGATTAAAAAATCATATCACTATGATTAACAATGATATTTTTTTGTCGGTAGTCCGCGAAGATCTTGAGCATCGCGGGCAATATCGGCGATAAAAGAGAATCCGGTAACATATTTGCAAATTGCATTGGCGGAGGTGTTTACCTTTTGGTAATTTCCGCCGTTATCGTCTGCTGAATTATATGCGTAAATGAGAATTATTATTAATAATCTCACTGCGCCGGAACTGCCCTCCAGCGAGGGGGCAAAGAATCGACGTTAAGGCTGCCGTTCGAGCGGTCGTAATAAATAAGTCGGTGATAGCAATCTGCCAATCGCAAACGCTCCTGCGTTGGACAGATCCCCGCAAACGGGAAAAAAACAGGCTGGTTAAAAAACCAGTAATTATAATGACTGGAGTTACAACACAATGACCATCATCACTAAAAAACGTTTTATCGCCGCGGGAGTGCTATCCGCACTGCTTGCCGGCAATATGGCTATGGCAGCGGATGTCCCGGCCGGTGTGCAGTTGTCGGATAAGCAAACGCTGGTGCGAAATAGCGGCGCTGAGCCGCAATCGCTGGACCCGAATAAAATTGAAGGGGTACCCGAGGCCAATATTAGCCGCGACCTCTTCGAAGGCTTGCTGAATACTTCGCCGAAAGATGGCCACCCGATCCCTGGCGTAGCAGAGAGCTGGGATAATAAAGATTTTAAAGTCTGGACCTTCCATCTGCGTAAAGATGCGAAATGGTCTAACGGCGAGCCGGTTACTGCTCAGGACTTCGTCTACAGCTGGCAGCGTCTGGTGGATCCGAAAACCGCTTCTCCTTATGCCAGCTATCCGCAATATGGTCATATCGTTAACGTCGACGACATCATTGATGGCAAGAAAGCGCCGAGCGAACTGGGCGTAAAAGCCATTGACGACCACACGCTGGAAGTTACCCTCAGCGAGCCAGTCCCTTATTTTTATAAGCTGCTGGTTAACCCGGCGATGTCTCCTGTCTACAAACCGGCTATTGAAAAATTTGGCGAGAAATGGACACAGCCTGGCAACATCGTCACCAACGGGGCGTATACTCTGAAAGACTGGGTGGTCAACGAACGTATCGTGATGGAGCGCAACCCGCACTACTGGGATAATGCTAAAACCGTCATTAACACCGTTACCTGGCTGCCGACCTCTTCCGAAGTGACCTATGTTAACCGCTATCGCAGCGGTGAACTGGACATGACCTATAACCAGCTGCCGATCGAACTCTTCCAGAAGCTGAAAAAAGAGATCCCCAACGAGCTGCACGTCGACCCGTATCTGTGTACCTATTATTACGAAATCAACAACCAGAAAGCGCCGTTTACCGACGTACGCGTCCGTACCGCGCTGAAGCTGGGTCTGGATCGCGACATTATTGCTAATAAAGTGAAAGGACAGGGCGATCTGCCGGCCTACGGCTACACGCCGCCGTACACCGATGGCGCGAAGCTGAGCGAGCCGGAATGGTTTACGTGGTCGCAGGAAAAACGCAACGAAGAAGCGAAAAAACTGCTGGCCGAAGCCGGCTATACCGCGGATAAACCGTTGACCTTTAACCTGCTGTATAACACCTCCGATTTGCACAAGAAGCTGGCGATTGCCGCCGCCTCGCTGTGGCGTAAAAACCTGGGCATTGACGTGAAGCTGGTTAACCAGGAGTGGAAAACGTTCCTCGATACCCGTCACCAGGGCACCTATGACGTGGCACGCGCAGGCTGGTGCGCCGACTATAACGAGCCAACTTCCTTCCTGAATACCATGCTCTCTGACAGCTCAATGAACACTGCGCACTATAAGAGCCCGGCGTTCGACAAGATTATGGCTGAATCCGTAAAAGCGTCTGATGAAGCGCAGCGTACGGCAGCCTATGCGAAAGCGGAACAGCAGCTGGACAAAGACAGCGCGATCGTACCGGTCTATTACTACGTCAACGCCCGCCTGGTGAAACCGTGGGTTGGGGGCTATACCGGTAAAGACCCGATGGATAACGTCTATACCAAAGATCTCTACGTTATCAAACATTAATGGCAATACGTGGGGCGGGCCTGTGCTCGCTCCATCGTGTCTTATTTGAGAGCAGTGCAAAGGCACACGCCAGAAGGTACGGGCAATGTTAAAATTTATCTTACGTCGCTGTCTGGAAGCGATTCCGACGCTATTTATTCTTATTACCATCTCATTCTTCATGATGCGTCTGGCACCGGGAAGTCCTTTTACCGGGGAGCGCACCCTGCCGCCGGAAGTCATGGCGAATATTGAAGCAAAATACCATTTAAACGACCCTATCATGACGCAGTACTTCAATTATCTGAAGCAACTGGCGCATGGCGATTTTGGTCCCTCCTTTAAATACAAAGATTATTCGGTCAACGATCTGGTGGCCGCCAGCTTCCCGGTTTCAGCGAAACTGGGCTTCGCCGCCTTTTTACTCGCGGTGGTGATCGGCGTAGCCGCCGGGGTGATAGCCGCTCTGAAGCAAAACACCCGATGGGACTACGCGGTGATGGGGGTAGCCATGACCGGCGTGGTTATTCCGAGCTTTGTAGTGGCGCCGCTGCTGGTGATGATTTTTGCCATTACCCTGCACTGGCTGCCGGGCGGCGGCTGGAACGGCGGAGCGCTGAAATTTATGATCCTGCCGATGGTGGCGCTTTCCCTGGCCTATATCGCCAGTATCGCCCGTATCACCCGCGGCTCGATGATAGAAGTGTTGCACTCTAACTTTATCCGCACCGCGCGGGCAAAAGGGCTGCCGATGCGCCGCATTATTTTGCGCCATGCGCTGAAGCCGGCGCTGCTGCCGGTGCTCTCCTATATGGGGCCAGCTTTCGTGGGCATCATCACCGGCTCAATGGTCATTGAAACCATTTACGGCCTGCCGGGGATCGGCCAGCTGTTCGTTAACGGGGCGCTTAACCGCGACTACTCGCTGGTGCTGAGCCTGACGATCCTCGTTGGCGCCCTGACTATCCTGTTCAACGCCATCGTTGACGTGCTGTACGCCGTTATCGATCCGAAGATTCGCTACTGAAGCCGGAGTTCGCCATGATGTTAAGTAAGAAAAATAGCGAGGCGCTGGAAAACTTCAGTGAGAAGCTGGAAGTGGAGGGGCGTAGCCTCTGGCAGGATGCGCGTCGCCGCTTTATGCACAACCGCGCCGCGGTGACCAGCCTGATCATGCTGGTGCTTATTGCGCTGTTTGTCACCTTTGCGCCGATGGTGTCGTCGTTCTCCTACTTCGATACCGACTGGGGCATGATGTCCAATGCCCCGGATATGGCTTCAGGCCACTACTTCGGAACCGACTCCTCCGGGCGCGACCTGCTGGTGCGCGTGGCGATCGGCGGGCGTATTTCGCTAATGGTCGGGGTGGCAGCGGCGCTGGTGGCGGTGATCCTCGGCACGCTGTACGGTTCGCTTTCCGGTTATCTCGGCGGCAAAGTGGACTCGGTGATGATGCGTCTGCTGGAGATCCTCAACTCCTTCCCGTTTATGTTCTTCGTCATCCTGCTGGTGACCTTTTTTGGTCAGAATATCCTGCTGATCTTTGTTGCCATCGGCATGGTTTCCTGGCTGGATATGGCGCGTATCGTGCGCGGACAGACCTTGAGCCTGAAGCGTAAAGAGTTTATCGAAGCCGCGCAGGTCGGTGGGGTCTCCACGGCCAGCATCGTGCTGCGCCATATCGTCCCCAACGTACTGGGGGTGGTGGTAGTGTACGCCTCGCTGCTGGTCCCCAGCATGATCCTCTTCGAATCCTTCCTCAGCTTCCTCGGGCTGGGAACCCAGGAGCCGCTCAGCAGTTGGGGAGCATTGCTCAGCGATGGCGCCAACTCAATGGAAGTCTCGCCCTGGCTGCTGCTGTTCCCGGCGGGTTTCCTGGTGGTGACCCTGTTCTGTTTCAACTTTATCGGCGATGGTCTGCGTGATGCCCTCGACCCGAAAGACCGCTAAGGAGCGCTGCCATGACCATGATTGAAACGGCAAAGGCGCCGCAAGCGCAGAGTCACAGCGGCCTGCTGCTGGACGTGAAAGATCTCCGCGTCACCTTTAAAACGCCGGATGGCGATGTCACTGCCGTCAATGACCTGAACTTCACCCTGCAGGCGGGCGAGACGCTCGGCATTGTGGGCGAATCTGGCTCCGGTAAATCGCAAACCGCCTTCGCTCTGATGGGGCTGCTGGCGGCCAACGGCCGCATCGGAGGATCCGCCACCTTTAACGGTCGGCAGATCCTCAATTTGCCCGAGCGTGAACTGAACAAACTGCGCGCCGAGCAAATCTCGATGATTTTCCAGGATCCGATGACCTCTCTTAACCCGTATATGCGGGTGGGCGAGCAGTTAATGGAAGTCCTGATGTTGCATAAAGGACTGAGCAAAGCCGAAGCGTTTGAAGAGTCGGTGAAGATGCTCGATGCGGTAAAAATGCCGGAAGCGCGCAAGCGCATGAAGATGTTTCCGCACGAGTTTTCCGGCGGGATGCGCCAGCGCGTGATGATTGCCATGGCGCTGCTGTGTCGGCCGCGGCTGCTGATTGCGGATGAACCCACCACCGCGCTGGACGTCACCGTGCAGGCGCAGATCATGACGCTGTTGAATGAGCTTAAACGCGAATTCAATACGGCAATCATCATGATCACCCACGACCTCGGGGTGGTGGCCGGGATCTGCGATAAAGTGCTGGTGATGTACGCCGGGCGCACCATGGAGTACGGTCAGGCGCGCGATGTCTTCTATCAACCGTCACATCCATACTCTATTGGCCTGTTGAATGCAGTTCCTCGTCTGGATGCCGAGGGCGATGCGTTGTTAACCATCCCTGGCAACCCGCCAAACCTGCTGCGATTGCCGAAAGGCTGTCCATTCCAGCCGCGCTGCCCGCACGCCATGGAGCAGTGTAGCAGCGCACCGCCGCTGGAGTCGTTCGCGCCAGGCCGCCTGCGCGCCTGCTTTAAACCGGTGGGGGATCTGCTATGAACGCCGTAACTGAACAACGAAAAGTCCTGCTTGAAATTGCCGACCTGAAGGTGCACTTCGATATCAAAGATGGCAAGCAGTGGTTCTGGCAGCCGTCGAAAACGCTGAAAGCAGTGGATGGCGTGACGTTGCGCCTCTATGAGGGGGAAACCCTCGGTGTGGTAGGGGAGTCAGGCTGCGGCAAATCGACCTTCGCCCGCGCCATTATTGGCTTGGTGAAAGCGACCGATGGCAAAGTGGCCTGGCTTGGGAAAGATCTGCTGGGTATGAAGCAGGAAGAGTGGCGCGATGTGCGCAGCGATATCCAGATGATCTTCCAGGATCCGCTGGCCTCGCTGAATCCGCGCATGACCATCGGGGAGATTATCGCTGAACCGCTGCGCACCTATCATCCGAAGATGTCGCGTCAGGAAGTTCGTGATCGCGTCAAAGCGATGATGATGAAGGTCGGGTTGCTGCCTAATCTGATTAACCGCTATCCGCATGAGTTCTCCGGCGGTCAGTGCCAGCGTATCGGCATCGCGCGGGCGTTGATCCTTGAGCCGAAGCTGATTATCTGCGATGAGCCAGTATCTGCGCTTGACGTGTCGATTCAGGCTCAGGTGGTCAATCTGCTGCAGCAGCTGCAGCGTGAGATGGGGCTGTCGCTGATATTTATCGCCCACGATCTGGCGGTGGTTAAACATATCTCCGACCGCGTCCTGGTGATGTATCTGGGCCATGCGGTGGAGCTGGGCACCTACGACGAGGTGTATCATAATCCGCTGCATCCCTATACCAAAGCGCTGATGTCGGCGGTACCGATCCCCGATCCTGATCTCGAGAAAGCGAAAACTATTCAGTTGCTGGAGGGCGAATTACCCTCGCCAATTAACCCTCCGTCGGGCTGCGTGTTCCGCACCCGCTGCCCGCTCGCCGGGCCAGAGTGTGCGAAAACCCGCCCCGTACTGGAGGGCAGTTTCCGCCATGCGGTTTCCTGCCTTAAGGTAGACCCGTTATAATCTCAGGGGCTGACGCAGGTCAGCCCTTTTTTTTGCGAGGTTAACGAAGTGGGTATGCTTTCTGCCGCTCGTCTGCGGCTTTATCATTTACTTTTCGATCAGAACCGACGTTCCGGCCGCCGCTTCGAAGGGCTGTGCGGACTTTTCGCCTTGCTCAGCGTGCTGGTGATTTTTATCGAGTCGGGGCTGGGCACGCAATATCATCTGACATTAGATGAATGGCATGTTTTCGTCTGGCTGGAGCTGCTGGTGACCGCGGTTTTTACCGTGGAGTACCTGCTGCGTATCGCCACCTGGCCCAATCCGCTCCACTATATTTTTAGCTTTTGGGGACTGATTGACCTGGCGACGATTTTGCCTCTCTATGTGATGTGGCTGTGGCCGGAGATTAGTCTGAATTATGTCTTTGCCTGGCGAGCAATGCGAGCGATCCGCGCGCTGCGTATTCTCAAACTGTTGCGCTTTATGCCTTCGCTCAACGTGTTCTGGCGAGCAATCGTCAGTGCGCGTCACCAGCTGATTCTGTTCTATTCGTTTATCGCCATTGTGATGGTAATTTTCGGTTCGCTAATGTATTTGATCGAGGGGCCGGAGTACGGCTTTACAACGCTCAACGCCTCGGTCTATTGGGCCATCGTGACCATCACCACCGTTGGCTATGGCGATATCACCCCGCATACCCCACTGGGCCGCATTCTGGCGTCGATCCTCATCCTGATCGGCTACTCCATTATTGCGATACCGACCGGGCTTATCACTACCCATATGACCAGCGCCCTGAACCGTCGGCGTCAGCGTCGCCTGTGTCCGCAGTGCCAGCAGGGCGACCATGACGATAACGCCCGTTTTTGTCACGCCTGCGGCCATGCGTTGCCGAAATAAGCTGCCAGCATAAAAAAAGCCTGCCGGGTGAACCGCGGCAGGCTTTTCACTGAATAGTGAGCGTTATTCACGCCACAAAATATGACACAGCTTATGATCTTTTTCACGGCACAGCAGAACACGGGCGAAAATGTCATTAATTTCCCCGCCATCGGTATCCGCCAGGCCAATCACCACTTCGGCGAAGAAATCCGGATTCAGATCGTAATCCACATGCTCTTCCCAGTCTGCGGACGGGTCGAACAGTTCGGCGCCCCCGCGCTCTTCAAACTGCAGGTTAAACAGAATGATGTCCGCCGGGTCGAGGTTGTCGGCCGCCAGCTCGAGGAAGATATCGTAAGCCTGCTCAAGCGTTTCGTCTTCGGTCAGGCGGTTGTTTAAATCCATATCCATGATTGCTACTCATTCGGTATCTGATGGGCACGTTTTACAGCAACGGGCTGAAGAAGTAAAACAGTCGCTCGACGATCCGCTGCCAGAGCGGTCGTTTTAGCCAACGACGGGCGTCAAGCAGGCGCGAACGCGAGATATAGTCATCCTGGACCGCCGCCAGATCGCTGCCAAAACCGGCGTCATCAATGACCAGCGTAATCTCAAAATTGAGCCACAGGCTGCGCATATCCAGATTCACCGTCCCCACCAGGCTCAGTTCGCCATCCACCAGCACGCTCTTGGTATGCAACAATCCGCCTTCAAACTGATAAATTTTGACCCCGGCCGCCAGCAGCTCGGTGAAAAAGGCCCGGCTGGCCCAGCCCACCAGCAGTGAATCGTTCTTGCGCGGTAAAATAATACTCACGTCGACACCGCGCTGGGCGGCGGTACAGATTGCGTGCAGCAGGTCGTCGCTGGGCACGAAGTAAGGTGTCGTCATGATCAGATGCTCTTTCGCCGCGTAGGCGGCGGTGAGGAGCGCCTGATGGATCAGATCTTCCGGAAAGCCCGGGCCGGAGGCGATCGTGTGGATGGTATGCCCGCTGGCCTCTTCGAACGGCATGATATTGACGTCCGGTGGTGGCGGCAGAATGCGCTTTCCGGTTTCGATTTCCCAGTCGCAGGAGTAGACGATGCCCATCGAGGTCGCCACCGGGCCTTCCATCCGCGCCATCAGGTCAATCCACTGGCCGACACCCGAGTCCTGCTTAAAGTAGCGCGGATCGACCATATTCATGCTGCCGGTATAGGCAATATAGTTATCGATCATCACCATCTTGCGATGTTGACGCAAATCCATCCGGCGCAGGAACACACGCATCAGGTTAACTTTGAGGGCCTCGACGACTTCAATACCGGCGTTACGCATCATCGCCGCCCATGGGCTGCGGAAAAAGGCCACGCTGCCCGCAGAATCGAGCATTAGCCGACAGTGAACCCCACGACGCGCTGCGGCCATCAGCGATTCGGCGACGCTGTCGGCCATACCGCCTGGCTGCCAGATATAAAAGACCATCTCGATATTATGGCGGGCCAGTTGAATATCGCGGATCAGAGCCTGCATCACGTCGTCAGATTCCGTCAGCAGCTGCAGCTGGTTGCCTTTTACGCCACCAATGCCCTGACGCCGTTCACACAGCTTGAACAGGGATTCTGCCACCGGGCTGTTATCTTCCGCGAAGATATGTTTGCAGGCTTTGAGGTCGTTTAACCACTTGGCCGTCGAGGGCCACATCGCCCTGGCGCGTTCCGCCCGGCGTTTGCCGAGATGCAGTTCGCCAAAGGAGAGATAGGCGATAATCCCCACCAGCGGCAGGATATAAATGATCAGCAACCATGCCATGGCGGACGGGACAGCGCGGCGTTTCATTAGAATTCGTAATGTTACACCGGCGATCAACAGCCAGTACCCCAGAATGACCAGCCAGTTCACCACCGTGTAAAAGGTTGTCATAGATGTAAAATCCTTTTGAATGACGTTATGTGATGAGTTTACGCATCAGTATTTTTCTGGCAAATAAAAACGCAGCGAAAGCGGTAGTCAGTTGCTGGCAGAGGTTTATAATGGAGGCTGTTTTCACTCGTAGAGTCGTTGCAATGAAGCGTAGTAGAACGGAAGTAGGGCGCTGGCGCATGCTGAGACAGGTGAATCGCCGTAAAGCGCGCTGGCTGGAAGCCCAATCGCGCCGCAATATGCGGATCCTTGCTATCAGGAAGGGACTGGTGAAACGGCAGCGTCATGCTCTGCTGTTTGTCTTCCCCGACTGTTAAGTGAGCAGATTAACGGCACCGTGAGCGGTGCCGTTGTCGTTTTATTAGCCCTGCGCTGAATTATCGTTATCATTGCCATCTTGACATCATTATTTTGCTCGACTGCGGTGCAACGACAGTTTGCGCCTGGCTTGCTTTCACGTCTCATTAAAATAGGTATGTCACGTTATTCCGGGCGGTTTGTTTCAGGCAGAACCTATTCCTGCCGCCACAGCAATTAATTGCCATGCAGTATTTATTGTTACCCAGACAGGAGCGGCGCTGTCGAATGCATGCCCACACTGGCCAGCAGATGCAGCCTGAAGTAAGTTGAGAAGAATGATGAAACAGGCGCAGTCAGATCATGGCGCATGAGGCTAAGCGTGCCGCTCCTGGTCTTAAATAATCTGCGCCTGTTTGTTTGCCTTTCAGAACGGTTGTCTGGATAACGCGCCTGAATAAAATGCACGCTATTACGCGTGCATTACTTTATTTTGCATAGGCTTCAGTGGATAAAGTGATGGTCACGTTATCACTTACCGCGGGCACATACTTATCAAGCTTGAAGTCTGAACGTTTGATTACCCCTGTTGCATCAAATCCAATCGCCTCTTTTTTCACCATTGGATGCATGTCCTGCTTATTGAGGGTTGCATGCAGAACTACCGGTTTGGTGATGCCTTTAATGGTCAGGTTACCTTCGACATCATATTTATTGTCGCCCTTGCTTTCCACTTTGGTACTCCGGAAAGTGGCCTCGGGAAACGTTTTGACATCAAAGTATTCTTTGCCTAAAAATTCATCGGTTAACGCTTTGACATGCGTGTCAATGGTTTTTACCGGCAGAGTAACGCTAACAGAAGATTTTTCAGGGTTCTCTTTGTCAAAAGATAATTTCCCTGAAACATCAGAGATATAGGCGGTAGGGTTAGAGAAACCGAAATGATTCCAGGCAATCACCACCGACGTGTGCTGCGGATCCAGGTTATATTCCGTCGCCGCAGCTTGTGATACAGGGATATATAAGGCAAGCAGAGAAAGAAATACTGTTTTTTTCAGAACGTTCACAAAAAAGTCCTCAAAATGAGCAAGTACACAAAGGGTAGCTTAAAAAGAGGGAAGTCTTATTGAAAACATTTGTTATTCCCTTTCAAAATTTTTAATCAAGCACGAATAACCCTACAGTAACGCAGCGTGAACTTTACGCAAGGCAATTAATAGAAGTTAAAAAATGATCATCGGCAATTTTAACCTGACGGTGAGATTTTTATTGGGCCATGTCAGGATATTGTGTGTGGTTATATCATTGCGGGGCTATTTTCCCTGGGGAGAGAAATCACCGCGAGCCTGAATGCAGGAAGGTTGTTTAAGACCGGTTCAGTACCTTGCGAAAACCGGACATTAATCCCCGTTTATTCCATGGCTTAATATCGGCAGGGAGAAATTATCCGCATCAAATGCTTATCCAGTCAATGTAAAAAAAGAGCAATAACCATAAATTAGGCATTTATCCAATCTAATGTCGATGTGAAATGAATAAATGTCGATATATTATTCTGTGTTATTTATTTGTTGTAGTCATTTCTTTTTAATCCTTCCTGGCGTTTTTTTAGCTTTATCACAATAGTGTCGCGCAAAAAACAATCAATAAATAAATAAAATACAAGATCTTACATAACGGACTTACACAATTTATTAACAATTAAATATAATTCCCGACATCGATGTTTTATCGCCATTTTCTATCCCGGCATTATGCTTCATTTATGCCGTTTGGCTTACTGCGGGGAAAACATCGATAGTTAAATAAGAAATAGTTTTATTTCATGGTGTTATCAGGAGAGTTATTATGTCAAATACGAATCCCCGCTCATCCGGCTGGTTAGGCCTGTGGTGCCTGCTGGTCGGTGTGATACTGCTTGCGACAGGCCTGTTCTTTGTCATCGGCGGTTATAAACTGGTTTCCCTGGGGGGAAGCTGGTATTTCCTTATTGCCGGGGTTATTACCCTGCTCGCCGCGATTCAGTTTTTCCGCCGCAGGTCGTCCGCGGTGTGGCTGTTTGCTCTGGTATTCGTGGGTACCCTGATTTGGGCACTGTTTGATGCCGGCTTCGACTTCTGGCCGCTCGTTTCCCGTTTGATGGTACCCGCCGGGTTGATGCTGCTGGCGGCGGCCACCTGGCCTGCGCTACGTAAGCATGAAGGAAAGCCTTACAGCACCAAAGGGGCATGGGGGGTCTGCGTTGTTCTGGTTATCGCCATGGGCGTCACCTTTGTTCAGATGTTTCAGCCCCATCCCACAGTGGCGTTCAGCGGCGAGAAATTACCGCTGGTGCCGGTAAAAGAAGACGCTAAACAGCAAAACTGGGACCACTACGGCAATACTGCCGGCGGTAGCCGCTTTGTGGCGTTGGACCAGATCACGCGTGACAATGTAAAAAACCTGAAACCCGTCTGGACCTTCCATACTGGCGACACCCCGTTAAGCCCGGATGGCAATGGCGCAGAAGATCAGCAAACACCGCTGCAGGTAGGCGATCGTGTTTTCCTCTGTACCCCGCATAACAATGTGATCGCCGTCGATGCCGATAGTGGAAAAGAGATCTGGAGAGCGGAAATTAATGCGAAATCCGCCATCTGGATGCGCTGCCGAGGCCTGGCGTATTTTGATGCGACGAAGCCACTGACGCAGCCCACTGTGGCAGGCTCCACACCGATTCTGCCGGCACAGGTCGCGCCAGGTGCAGCATGCCAGCGTCGCATCCTGATGAATACGATTGATGACAGATTGATCGCCTTAGACGCAGATAACGGCCAATTCTGCCCGGACTTCGGGACGAACGGCAGCGTGAATCTGCGAGAAGGGATGGGCGCAGCGGCAGATCCAAGCTATGTGTTGACTTCAGCCCCGACGCTGGCTGGCACCACGGTGGTGGTTGGAGGCCGCGTGGCGGATAACGTCAGTACTGACATGCCTGGCGGCGTGGTGCGCGGTTATGACGTGATTACCGGCCAGCAGCGCTGGGCATTTGATCCGCGTAATCCGGATCCCAATCATGTTCTGCAACCGGGGGAACATTACAAACGCAGTTCCGCTAACTCCTGGGCGCCCATGTCATGGGATGCGTCGATGAATACCCTCTTTATTCCGATGGGGAGCTCCTCTGTTGACCTGTGGGGCGCGGACCGTATTCAGGGCGATCACAAATACGCCACTTCAATCCTGGCGCTGGATGCGACCACCGGGAAAGAGAAGTGGGTATACAAGACCGTGCGTAACGATCTGTGGGACTTCGATGTCCCGATGCAGCCAAGCCTGGTCGATTTCCCGACCAAAGAGGGCAACAAACCCGCCGTGGTGGTGGGGACCAAAG
This window encodes:
- a CDS encoding YchE family NAAT transporter; the protein is MTQPLFDFATYFKFFIGLFALVNPVGIIPVFISMTSYQPAAVRNKTNLTANLSVAIILLTSLFLGDGILQIFGISIDSFRIAGGILVVTIAMSMISGKLGEDKQNKQEKSETAVRESIGVVPLALPLMAGPGAISSTIVWGTRYHSWVHLVGFSLAIAVFALCCWGIFRMAPWLVRLLGQTGINVITRIMGLLLMALGIEFIVTGIKALFPGLLN
- the oppA gene encoding oligopeptide ABC transporter substrate-binding protein OppA, whose product is MTIITKKRFIAAGVLSALLAGNMAMAADVPAGVQLSDKQTLVRNSGAEPQSLDPNKIEGVPEANISRDLFEGLLNTSPKDGHPIPGVAESWDNKDFKVWTFHLRKDAKWSNGEPVTAQDFVYSWQRLVDPKTASPYASYPQYGHIVNVDDIIDGKKAPSELGVKAIDDHTLEVTLSEPVPYFYKLLVNPAMSPVYKPAIEKFGEKWTQPGNIVTNGAYTLKDWVVNERIVMERNPHYWDNAKTVINTVTWLPTSSEVTYVNRYRSGELDMTYNQLPIELFQKLKKEIPNELHVDPYLCTYYYEINNQKAPFTDVRVRTALKLGLDRDIIANKVKGQGDLPAYGYTPPYTDGAKLSEPEWFTWSQEKRNEEAKKLLAEAGYTADKPLTFNLLYNTSDLHKKLAIAAASLWRKNLGIDVKLVNQEWKTFLDTRHQGTYDVARAGWCADYNEPTSFLNTMLSDSSMNTAHYKSPAFDKIMAESVKASDEAQRTAAYAKAEQQLDKDSAIVPVYYYVNARLVKPWVGGYTGKDPMDNVYTKDLYVIKH
- the oppB gene encoding oligopeptide ABC transporter permease OppB, whose protein sequence is MLKFILRRCLEAIPTLFILITISFFMMRLAPGSPFTGERTLPPEVMANIEAKYHLNDPIMTQYFNYLKQLAHGDFGPSFKYKDYSVNDLVAASFPVSAKLGFAAFLLAVVIGVAAGVIAALKQNTRWDYAVMGVAMTGVVIPSFVVAPLLVMIFAITLHWLPGGGWNGGALKFMILPMVALSLAYIASIARITRGSMIEVLHSNFIRTARAKGLPMRRIILRHALKPALLPVLSYMGPAFVGIITGSMVIETIYGLPGIGQLFVNGALNRDYSLVLSLTILVGALTILFNAIVDVLYAVIDPKIRY
- the oppC gene encoding oligopeptide ABC transporter permease OppC, with the translated sequence MMLSKKNSEALENFSEKLEVEGRSLWQDARRRFMHNRAAVTSLIMLVLIALFVTFAPMVSSFSYFDTDWGMMSNAPDMASGHYFGTDSSGRDLLVRVAIGGRISLMVGVAAALVAVILGTLYGSLSGYLGGKVDSVMMRLLEILNSFPFMFFVILLVTFFGQNILLIFVAIGMVSWLDMARIVRGQTLSLKRKEFIEAAQVGGVSTASIVLRHIVPNVLGVVVVYASLLVPSMILFESFLSFLGLGTQEPLSSWGALLSDGANSMEVSPWLLLFPAGFLVVTLFCFNFIGDGLRDALDPKDR
- a CDS encoding ABC transporter ATP-binding protein — encoded protein: MTMIETAKAPQAQSHSGLLLDVKDLRVTFKTPDGDVTAVNDLNFTLQAGETLGIVGESGSGKSQTAFALMGLLAANGRIGGSATFNGRQILNLPERELNKLRAEQISMIFQDPMTSLNPYMRVGEQLMEVLMLHKGLSKAEAFEESVKMLDAVKMPEARKRMKMFPHEFSGGMRQRVMIAMALLCRPRLLIADEPTTALDVTVQAQIMTLLNELKREFNTAIIMITHDLGVVAGICDKVLVMYAGRTMEYGQARDVFYQPSHPYSIGLLNAVPRLDAEGDALLTIPGNPPNLLRLPKGCPFQPRCPHAMEQCSSAPPLESFAPGRLRACFKPVGDLL